From Candidatus Pedobacter colombiensis, one genomic window encodes:
- a CDS encoding AraC family transcriptional regulator, translating into MEQVLRLNKGNYSGTVQLLKEYAGFITSKTAYTDCQKEFHYHENPHLSFILQGGNIEYKQKETSIKNIGDILFYHSGELHKTLPLNDKTCNFNLEIDASFLKENSLSEYELYKSVARIEYSRLFMLKVYSDVQLNDTLTAVSIHSLLLGFIKNTSVGNYQDIKWCQQLREILNDEWSENHSLAELSKRLTVHPVTISRYFTKYFGCTYGDYVRRLRISKSLPLIRLGNRSLTEIAIICGFADQSHFIRVFKHYTGINPKHFQKL; encoded by the coding sequence ATGGAACAAGTACTAAGATTAAATAAAGGCAACTATTCAGGCACCGTTCAGCTGTTAAAAGAATATGCTGGTTTTATTACCAGTAAGACGGCTTATACAGACTGCCAGAAAGAATTCCACTATCACGAAAACCCTCACCTGAGCTTTATACTGCAAGGAGGAAATATTGAATATAAACAGAAAGAAACCAGCATAAAAAACATTGGTGATATTTTATTCTACCATTCCGGCGAATTGCATAAGACTCTACCTTTAAATGACAAAACATGTAACTTTAATCTTGAAATAGATGCCAGTTTTTTAAAAGAAAATTCCCTTTCGGAATATGAACTGTATAAATCCGTAGCAAGGATCGAATACAGCAGATTATTCATGCTAAAAGTATATTCCGATGTGCAACTCAACGATACACTAACAGCAGTTTCTATTCATTCTCTTTTATTAGGGTTTATAAAAAATACTTCAGTTGGCAACTATCAAGATATAAAATGGTGCCAGCAACTCAGAGAAATACTGAATGATGAATGGAGTGAAAACCACAGCCTGGCCGAGCTGTCAAAACGACTCACAGTTCACCCAGTGACTATATCCAGATACTTCACTAAATATTTTGGATGTACCTATGGTGATTATGTGCGAAGACTGCGAATAAGTAAGAGTCTTCCTCTAATCAGGTTAGGCAACCGTTCCCTTACCGAGATTGCGATCATATGCGGTTTCGCCGATCAAAGTCATTTCATCAGGGTGTTCAAGCATTACACTGGAATTAATCCTAAACATTTTCAAAAATTATAA
- a CDS encoding CAP domain-containing protein, translated as MKLMTIALLFLFPFTSTSLKEKTHSENYIFKEKYRTADSWSREELKKANTAGNANYLSLEEKDMLIYLNLARIDGAKFFDTYFQDFVDERNQVMRQYSNYNDLKIDRNSSYYRSLRRDLQNIKNLPVFWPDEVLSQVATLHAKDLNRNNYIGHNSSDGRSSGERISRVYPRKANGECLAFGYNSGLDNICMLLLDKGVPDLGHRKLMLNTSAQLNTVGLSFHPHQRYKYCAVIDFVSLPN; from the coding sequence ATGAAGTTGATGACCATTGCCCTTTTGTTTTTATTTCCTTTTACCTCAACGTCTCTTAAAGAAAAAACACATTCAGAAAATTACATATTTAAAGAAAAATATCGGACAGCAGACAGCTGGTCACGAGAAGAATTAAAGAAGGCAAATACAGCCGGAAATGCAAATTACCTTAGCCTTGAGGAAAAGGATATGCTCATTTATCTAAATCTGGCGCGAATAGATGGAGCAAAATTCTTTGATACTTATTTCCAGGATTTTGTAGATGAGCGCAATCAGGTCATGCGCCAGTACAGTAATTATAATGATTTAAAGATAGACAGAAACAGCAGTTATTACCGGAGTTTGAGGAGAGATCTCCAAAATATCAAAAATCTGCCCGTATTTTGGCCCGACGAAGTGCTTAGCCAGGTAGCTACCCTACATGCCAAAGACTTAAACAGAAATAATTATATAGGTCACAATTCAAGTGATGGCCGTAGCTCAGGTGAACGCATCTCGAGAGTTTACCCCAGAAAAGCCAATGGAGAGTGCCTGGCTTTTGGATATAATTCAGGCTTAGATAATATCTGCATGTTACTATTGGATAAAGGTGTTCCTGATCTTGGCCATAGAAAATTAATGCTGAATACTTCCGCACAGTTGAATACTGTTGGCCTCAGTTTTCATCCCCATCAACGATACAAATACTGCGCAGTAATTGACTTTGTATCCCTTCCGAATTAA
- the katG gene encoding catalase/peroxidase HPI — MDKESNDISKCPFHNGSMKHNVGGGGTKNRDWWPNQLKLNILRQHSSLSNPMGDFNYAEAFKSLDLEAVKKDLHALMTDSQDWWPADFGHYGGLFIRMAWHSAGTYRVGDGRGGAGEGQQRFAPLNSWPDNVSLDKARRLLWPIKQKYGSKISWADLMILAGNIALESMGFKTFGFAGGRADVWEPNDDVYWGAESTWLGGDLRYGHGSEGTEKEHAVVVTDDNANGDIHSRNLEKPLAAVQMGLIYVNPEGPDGNPDPISAAKDIRDTFGRMAMNDEETVALIAGGHSFGKTHGAAPATHVGNEPEATDLEMQGLGWKNSYGTGKGPDAITSGLEVIWTKTPTQWSHNFFENLFGFEWELTKSPAGAHQWVAKDAGDIIPDAFDSSKKHAPTMLTTDLSLKLDPIYEKISRRFLENPDEFADAFSRAWFKLTHRDMGPRARYLGPDVPKEELIWQDPIPAVDHKLIDENDIAVLKAKILGSGLNISELVSTAWGSASTFRGSDKRGGANGARIRLAPQKYWQVNNSSQLQKVLDALQSIQKDFNAAQSDGKKVSLADLIVLGGCAGIEKAAKDAGHEHMVPFRPGRMDASQEQTDVESMGYLEPLADGFRNYRRSKIPVSTEELLIDKAQLLTLTAPELTVLLGGIRVLNTNFDGSKHGVFTSHVGQLTNDFFVNLLDMNTTWKALSNDKELYEGRDRATGNVKWTATRADLVFGSNSELRAIAEVYGSADAQHKFVKDFVAVWDKIMNLDRFD, encoded by the coding sequence ATGGATAAAGAATCAAATGATATCAGCAAATGCCCATTTCATAATGGCAGCATGAAACACAATGTTGGTGGCGGTGGCACCAAAAACCGTGACTGGTGGCCCAACCAATTGAAATTAAATATCCTGCGACAGCACTCCTCATTATCCAACCCTATGGGAGATTTCAACTATGCAGAAGCTTTTAAAAGCCTTGACCTGGAAGCTGTGAAAAAAGACCTTCATGCACTTATGACCGACTCGCAAGATTGGTGGCCGGCAGACTTTGGTCATTATGGCGGTTTGTTTATACGTATGGCCTGGCATAGTGCAGGCACCTATCGTGTAGGTGATGGCCGTGGTGGTGCTGGTGAAGGACAGCAACGTTTTGCGCCCCTTAATAGTTGGCCTGATAATGTAAGTCTTGACAAAGCCCGCAGACTGCTTTGGCCTATTAAACAAAAATATGGCAGTAAGATTTCCTGGGCTGACCTAATGATTCTTGCAGGAAATATAGCGCTCGAATCAATGGGTTTCAAGACATTCGGTTTTGCCGGTGGACGCGCAGATGTATGGGAGCCAAACGATGATGTTTATTGGGGTGCTGAAAGCACATGGCTTGGTGGCGACCTGCGTTATGGACATGGCTCTGAAGGTACTGAAAAAGAACATGCTGTAGTGGTGACAGACGATAACGCAAACGGAGATATTCACTCCAGAAATCTGGAAAAGCCACTTGCCGCTGTACAGATGGGGCTCATCTATGTGAATCCCGAAGGTCCTGACGGTAATCCAGACCCTATCTCCGCCGCGAAAGACATCCGTGATACTTTTGGCCGCATGGCAATGAACGATGAAGAAACGGTTGCTCTGATTGCGGGAGGCCATAGTTTTGGAAAAACACATGGTGCTGCTCCTGCTACTCATGTAGGCAACGAGCCCGAGGCTACTGATCTGGAGATGCAAGGATTAGGTTGGAAGAACAGTTACGGAACAGGTAAAGGTCCTGACGCGATTACAAGTGGACTTGAAGTCATCTGGACAAAAACACCAACCCAATGGAGCCATAATTTCTTTGAAAATCTGTTTGGTTTTGAATGGGAGCTGACTAAAAGTCCGGCCGGTGCACACCAGTGGGTAGCTAAAGATGCAGGAGATATTATTCCGGATGCATTTGATAGTTCAAAAAAACATGCCCCTACTATGCTTACCACCGACCTTTCCTTAAAGCTTGATCCGATATACGAAAAAATATCCCGGCGCTTCCTGGAAAATCCAGATGAATTTGCTGACGCTTTTTCCCGGGCATGGTTTAAATTAACACATCGTGATATGGGGCCTCGTGCACGTTATCTGGGTCCGGATGTACCGAAAGAGGAACTGATCTGGCAAGACCCTATTCCTGCGGTCGACCATAAACTAATAGACGAAAATGACATTGCAGTTTTAAAAGCAAAAATATTAGGATCAGGACTGAACATATCTGAACTGGTTTCCACAGCATGGGGTTCAGCTTCTACCTTCCGTGGTTCAGACAAGCGCGGTGGGGCTAATGGCGCCCGTATTCGTCTGGCTCCTCAAAAATACTGGCAGGTAAATAATTCATCACAATTACAAAAGGTACTTGATGCATTACAAAGTATCCAGAAAGATTTTAACGCGGCACAATCAGATGGTAAAAAAGTTTCTCTGGCAGATTTGATTGTACTGGGCGGTTGTGCTGGTATTGAAAAAGCAGCTAAGGATGCAGGGCATGAACACATGGTTCCTTTTAGACCCGGCCGCATGGATGCTTCGCAGGAACAAACGGATGTTGAATCAATGGGCTACCTGGAACCACTTGCTGACGGTTTCCGCAATTACCGTAGGTCAAAAATCCCTGTATCTACCGAAGAGTTGCTAATAGATAAAGCGCAATTACTTACACTTACAGCACCTGAATTAACAGTCTTACTGGGGGGGATTCGGGTATTGAACACAAATTTTGATGGTTCCAAACATGGTGTTTTCACCTCTCATGTAGGACAGCTAACCAATGACTTCTTTGTAAACCTGCTAGACATGAATACTACATGGAAAGCTTTATCTAATGATAAGGAACTATATGAAGGCCGTGATCGCGCAACTGGTAATGTAAAATGGACAGCTACACGTGCAGATCTTGTGTTTGGCTCCAACTCAGAACTAAGGGCTATTGCTGAAGTATACGGAAGCGCAGATGCGCAGCACAAATTTGTGAAAGACTTTGTAGCAGTCTGGGATAAAATTATGAATTTAGATAGATTTGACTAA
- a CDS encoding serine hydrolase translates to MKTFYRTAYVKQFQALLVLVFLLFNMAALGQSVKNNIDIFLKGIMNYYGIPGMQVAVIKQGKIIHLSAYGLANVQFSVPVTAKTLFPINSATKCFIGIAIMQLVEAGKIKLDDVAEKYLNDLPEEWRKITVKQLLTHTSGLPDIVDGNSGKMIAEGEDSIALVQVKKLPIHFLPGERSEYNQTNYVLLGLMIEHISGTPFTSFIEQGQFVPANLTQSRFGDSHDVIPGLSEAYSYTYNRNGLWRRSSELKRVFEEFALITRPAAGINSAAGEIAQWMIALLGGKFINKTSINIMWTPVYHNDGSLAPRALGWSVSGKGQHPAVSGSGGMRSAFSYYPNEGLGVIILTNLRGANPERFIEQVAGFYIPQLHPYTGNALQPAAKAIHQQLLEKGFGKIANVYADLRQKDAEFKLSEYAVNDWGYMLLHTGHIDEAIEVLKLNVQLYSGSVNVYDSLGEAYMVAGNKKKAIENYTRCLQLQPGNEHAKKQLRVLHGR, encoded by the coding sequence ATGAAAACTTTCTATAGAACAGCATACGTCAAACAGTTTCAGGCGTTATTGGTCCTGGTTTTCTTGCTATTCAACATGGCGGCCCTGGGCCAGTCCGTAAAGAATAATATTGATATCTTTCTAAAAGGCATCATGAATTATTATGGCATACCAGGTATGCAGGTGGCGGTGATTAAGCAAGGGAAAATCATACATCTTTCAGCTTATGGGCTGGCCAATGTGCAGTTTTCCGTACCTGTTACTGCCAAAACATTGTTCCCGATTAACTCGGCAACCAAATGTTTTATCGGGATAGCCATTATGCAGTTGGTTGAAGCAGGTAAAATTAAACTGGATGATGTTGCAGAAAAATACCTGAATGACCTTCCTGAAGAATGGCGAAAAATTACCGTAAAACAGTTGCTTACTCATACTTCCGGACTTCCTGATATTGTAGATGGCAACAGCGGGAAAATGATTGCAGAAGGCGAAGACAGTATCGCGTTGGTTCAAGTCAAAAAACTACCGATCCATTTTCTTCCAGGCGAAAGGTCAGAATACAACCAAACAAACTATGTATTACTGGGTCTGATGATCGAACATATTTCCGGCACGCCATTCACTTCTTTTATAGAGCAGGGACAGTTTGTTCCGGCAAACCTGACACAAAGCCGTTTCGGCGATTCCCATGATGTCATACCGGGCCTATCCGAAGCTTATTCATATACATATAACAGGAACGGTTTATGGAGACGAAGCTCCGAATTAAAGCGTGTATTTGAAGAGTTTGCGCTCATCACGAGGCCAGCCGCTGGTATCAACAGCGCAGCGGGAGAAATAGCGCAATGGATGATTGCCCTGCTTGGCGGAAAATTTATCAATAAAACATCGATCAATATAATGTGGACTCCTGTCTATCACAACGATGGTTCTTTGGCTCCTAGGGCACTTGGTTGGTCTGTAAGCGGCAAGGGGCAACATCCGGCTGTTTCAGGAAGCGGAGGCATGCGCTCCGCATTTTCCTATTATCCCAATGAAGGGCTGGGTGTAATCATTCTTACCAATCTGCGCGGTGCTAATCCGGAAAGATTTATTGAACAGGTGGCCGGGTTCTATATTCCACAGTTGCACCCTTATACAGGGAATGCATTGCAGCCTGCCGCGAAAGCAATACATCAACAACTGCTCGAAAAGGGCTTCGGAAAAATAGCCAATGTGTATGCCGACCTCAGGCAGAAAGATGCGGAATTTAAACTTTCTGAATATGCTGTAAACGATTGGGGTTACATGTTGTTGCATACCGGGCATATAGATGAAGCCATTGAAGTACTGAAGCTCAACGTTCAGCTTTACTCCGGATCGGTTAATGTGTACGACAGTTTAGGAGAAGCTTACATGGTGGCGGGAAATAAAAAAAAGGCCATCGAGAATTATACTCGTTGCCTGCAGCTTCAACCTGGAAATGAGCATGCAAAAAAACAGCTACGGGTACTGCATGGTCGGTAA
- a CDS encoding flavodoxin reductase gives METHFVKIKSTEHVTHNVLKIITEKPPSFIFSPGQATEVSINKNGWKNELRPFTFTCLPDEDHLEFTIKTYPLRKGVTNQLLSLVENDELILHEVFGTISYKGEGVFIAGGAGVTPFICIFKHLQSKNEIGNNMLIFANKTKGDIILEQEFKKLLNKNFINILSREKIDEYPHGHITKEFLKANITDFNKKFYVCGPESMMDAIEKQLYDLGVNEKSIIKEEF, from the coding sequence ATGGAAACGCATTTTGTAAAAATAAAATCAACTGAGCACGTTACACATAATGTGTTGAAAATTATTACAGAGAAACCTCCTTCATTTATTTTTTCTCCCGGGCAGGCTACAGAAGTTTCTATAAATAAAAATGGTTGGAAAAATGAATTAAGACCTTTTACCTTCACCTGCCTTCCAGATGAAGATCATTTAGAATTTACAATTAAAACCTACCCCTTACGTAAAGGTGTAACTAATCAGCTTTTGAGTTTGGTTGAAAATGATGAACTGATATTACACGAAGTTTTCGGAACGATTTCTTATAAAGGTGAAGGGGTGTTTATAGCTGGTGGTGCTGGTGTAACGCCATTTATTTGCATTTTTAAACACCTCCAATCAAAAAATGAAATAGGAAATAACATGTTGATTTTTGCCAATAAAACCAAAGGAGACATTATACTTGAACAAGAGTTTAAAAAATTGTTAAATAAGAATTTCATCAATATTTTATCAAGAGAAAAAATTGATGAATATCCGCATGGTCATATTACGAAAGAGTTTCTTAAAGCTAATATTACCGATTTTAACAAAAAATTTTATGTGTGCGGCCCGGAGTCAATGATGGATGCAATAGAAAAGCAATTATACGATTTAGGGGTAAATGAGAAGTCCATTATAAAAGAGGAGTTTTGA
- a CDS encoding family 43 glycosylhydrolase, which yields MIKIYYLRALGFLILLVMLFTPTLLKAQRSDNGDGTFTNPVIWSDFPDNDVIRIDDTYYMVCTTMYFFPGVPVLKSKDLVNWEYASNAVDRFKQHPFYDLKGGNRYGKGQWASSIRYHKGKFHILFLTLDEGGFLYTAKNAEGPWEMQKLPKAFYDAGLFFDEDGKNYVVHGYSKLSLTEVDDKLQPLKADSMIYNKGERPGLEGCHMYKINGYYYIYATYGGPDGYQTCLRSKNIYGPYEEKVVLKDDMNLKGMGVHQGALVDTKSGEWWSIIFQDRGGVGRVPTLQPVTWVDNWPIIGKNGRAVVTFKKPNVGKNWPVRVLPTSDEFDGPELGKQWAWNHNPDDNKWSLKERKGYLRLRTSESATELTSARNTLAQRMFGPYSNVTTEMDITHMKAGDYAGLGVLQVPYAFIGLKANANEKSIVMVNNGKTIDSVILGNHKTIYLKAMANTTQDEATFAYSFNNQKFIALGNTLHMKFDLKMFTGNRFVLFNYATTQTGGFVDFNWFRMELRQGPPNLFKATSKIEAEMYDEIHMAKVGTRDNLPWTKGQCITGTIDGAWLKFNRIDFGKGYNHMSIALFQDKGGKIKVYVDNDLTDPISTVEIPMDKSVSGKTLSLPINTLKGIHAITLRFEASSGAVADIDWFSFSNI from the coding sequence ATGATTAAAATATACTATCTCAGGGCTTTGGGTTTTCTAATCCTCCTGGTGATGCTCTTCACTCCTACTTTACTTAAAGCACAGCGATCCGACAATGGAGATGGAACATTTACCAATCCTGTGATCTGGTCAGATTTTCCGGATAACGATGTAATCCGGATAGATGATACCTATTACATGGTTTGCACAACCATGTACTTTTTTCCAGGTGTACCTGTACTTAAATCAAAAGATCTGGTAAACTGGGAATATGCATCAAATGCAGTAGACCGTTTCAAGCAACACCCCTTTTATGATTTAAAGGGGGGCAACCGATATGGAAAAGGACAATGGGCAAGCAGTATCCGCTACCATAAAGGAAAATTCCATATCTTATTTCTGACCCTTGATGAGGGCGGATTCTTGTATACTGCGAAAAATGCTGAAGGCCCATGGGAAATGCAAAAATTACCCAAAGCCTTCTATGATGCAGGACTTTTTTTCGATGAAGATGGAAAAAATTATGTTGTGCATGGTTACTCCAAACTTTCCCTTACAGAAGTAGATGACAAGCTCCAGCCACTTAAAGCAGATTCGATGATCTACAACAAAGGCGAAAGGCCAGGACTAGAAGGTTGCCACATGTATAAGATCAATGGCTATTATTACATATATGCGACCTATGGCGGACCTGATGGCTATCAAACCTGCCTCCGTTCAAAAAACATATATGGCCCATACGAGGAAAAAGTTGTATTGAAGGATGACATGAACCTGAAAGGCATGGGTGTTCATCAAGGGGCACTTGTAGATACTAAAAGTGGGGAATGGTGGAGCATTATTTTTCAAGACCGCGGAGGTGTCGGTCGTGTTCCGACCCTACAACCAGTTACCTGGGTTGACAACTGGCCAATTATTGGTAAAAACGGTCGTGCTGTTGTTACTTTCAAAAAACCAAATGTTGGGAAAAACTGGCCAGTGAGGGTATTGCCAACCAGTGATGAGTTTGATGGTCCAGAGCTTGGCAAACAGTGGGCATGGAACCACAACCCTGATGACAATAAATGGTCACTCAAAGAACGAAAGGGATATTTAAGATTGAGGACCAGCGAAAGTGCCACTGAATTAACTTCAGCCAGAAATACATTAGCTCAACGTATGTTTGGTCCTTACTCCAATGTTACAACCGAAATGGATATTACCCATATGAAAGCAGGAGACTATGCAGGGCTAGGCGTACTGCAAGTGCCTTATGCTTTTATTGGCCTGAAAGCTAATGCTAATGAGAAATCAATCGTAATGGTCAATAATGGAAAAACAATCGATAGTGTAATTTTAGGAAATCATAAAACCATATACCTTAAGGCTATGGCCAATACGACCCAGGATGAGGCTACTTTCGCCTACAGTTTTAACAATCAGAAATTCATAGCATTGGGCAATACCCTCCATATGAAATTCGACCTTAAAATGTTTACTGGAAACAGGTTTGTCTTATTTAATTACGCTACAACACAAACAGGTGGCTTTGTAGATTTTAACTGGTTTAGGATGGAATTGCGCCAAGGTCCCCCGAATCTCTTTAAAGCAACCTCGAAAATTGAAGCTGAAATGTACGACGAAATCCATATGGCTAAAGTAGGAACAAGGGACAATCTTCCATGGACCAAAGGCCAATGTATTACAGGCACAATTGACGGCGCATGGTTGAAATTCAATCGGATTGATTTTGGCAAAGGATATAACCATATGTCAATTGCTTTATTTCAAGACAAAGGAGGAAAAATTAAAGTGTATGTGGACAATGACTTAACAGATCCCATATCTACTGTTGAAATACCAATGGATAAATCCGTTTCAGGTAAAACCTTAAGTCTCCCCATTAATACATTAAAGGGCATACACGCTATTACCTTACGATTCGAGGCTTCTTCAGGCGCTGTCGCTGATATTGACTGGTTTTCATTTTCCAATATTTAA